The sequence TATAGCATTATCAGGGATGGCTTGTTTTCTTTTTTAAATCCTTGAAAAAAGAAAAGCCGCTGCATTAAACAGCGGCTTTCGCTTTGTCCCAAAAAACATTGTTGGAAGATATTGCTGAGTTGATCATTTCAGCGGTATGTTATAGGGGCTTGATTTCCGGAGCCCGGTATTGTATAGTTATTCTACGCTTAACCGGACGCGGTCAATACCGCAAATGCCACCATCAATATATTGTTATCATGTCCGCAGCCATAAGATATCAAACATCTCTGTTGTGGATCAATGACGGGGCCGCTCTCCGCCCTTATCCGGTCTGCCGCCGCAAGGCGGAAGTGCTTTGGCTGATGGGCCGCTGGCAGGAGACGGAGCCGGTCTACCGCCGCAACCTAGAATGGGCTGCGGCGGAACCGGCCCTGGCCGTCCAGAGCCTGAACGATCTGGGCTGGGTGCTTTCGCTGAGGGGCGGGGGCGATGAAGCTCTGGAGCTGTTCGGGCGGGCGGCGGTGATCAGTGAAAGGGCTGGCGACAAGGCCGGCCTGGCCTGCGCCCTGCGCTATTCCGGCAATGTCTTTCAGCGCCGGGGCGCCAGCGGCGAAGCGCTGGATCATTATCTCCGGGCCTTGGAGCTTTCCCGGCAGGCCGGGGATGAGACGGGCATGGCCGGCACGCTCAACAGCATCGCCAACATCGAGAGCCTTCGGGGCGACCATCCCGGCTCGCTGGCCCGCTACCAGCAGGCGCTGGAGATATTGGAACGCATCGGCAGCGCCTCCCAGCAGGCGGTGGTGATCGGCAACATCGGGGTGGTCTATTGCGAGATGCGGGAATTCGGTAAGGCTTTGGGGATGTTCCACCGGGCGGCAACGTTCTCCGCGTCCGCCGGCGATAAATTCCAGCACGCCGCCGCCCTGGGCAACATGACCTTGCTGCACACCCAGCTCGGCGAATATACGGTGGCCCAGGAAATGGCCGGGCAGCGGATCAAGATCGCCCGGGAGGTCGGCGACGAAAAGGGTCTGAGCGTCAGCCTGAACCACCTGGGGATCATCCATGCCGCCTTGAGGGATCACGGCAAGGCAGCAGACTACTTTGAACAGGCGATCGTCATCGCCCGCCGGCAGGGCATCCGTTATTTTCTCAAGGATTTTTTGATTCAATTGGCCGAGACCAGCATCGCGGTTGGCGACACCCTGAGGGCGGAGGCGGCCCTGGACGAAGCCCGGACGGTGGCGGCGGAGATCGGGGACGCTGCAGGCACGCTTAAATGCCGGAAGTTGGCTGCCGACCTAACAGCGCTTACCGATCCCGGCGCCGCCGCCGCCCAGTTGGAAGCGTTGTTGCCGGAGTCTTCCAACGAAGCGCTGACGGCCGACATCCATGACACACTGTTCGCCATAGGCCGGAGCCCGGAACATCGCGAGCAGGCGGCGGCGCTTTACCGCAAGTTGCATCTGCAGACGCAGGCAGTGGAGTATGCCGAGAAACTGGCCCGGCTTGATGCCTAAACTAGATCATTTGGAGTCTGGGAACGTTACAAAAGCCGCAGTGAAAACTGCGGCTTTTGTATATATAAAGCAGTACGCCCGGGAAGATTCTAACCTCTGACTTACAGATTGGTAATCAGTTGCTTTCTCCAATTGGGCTTTGGGTGCAAAAGAATAATGATCAAAGAGAGACTTTTAGCTACTT is a genomic window of candidate division TA06 bacterium containing:
- a CDS encoding tetratricopeptide repeat protein; protein product: MSAAIRYQTSLLWINDGAALRPYPVCRRKAEVLWLMGRWQETEPVYRRNLEWAAAEPALAVQSLNDLGWVLSLRGGGDEALELFGRAAVISERAGDKAGLACALRYSGNVFQRRGASGEALDHYLRALELSRQAGDETGMAGTLNSIANIESLRGDHPGSLARYQQALEILERIGSASQQAVVIGNIGVVYCEMREFGKALGMFHRAATFSASAGDKFQHAAALGNMTLLHTQLGEYTVAQEMAGQRIKIAREVGDEKGLSVSLNHLGIIHAALRDHGKAADYFEQAIVIARRQGIRYFLKDFLIQLAETSIAVGDTLRAEAALDEARTVAAEIGDAAGTLKCRKLAADLTALTDPGAAAAQLEALLPESSNEALTADIHDTLFAIGRSPEHREQAAALYRKLHLQTQAVEYAEKLARLDA